One Salarias fasciatus chromosome 22, fSalaFa1.1, whole genome shotgun sequence DNA segment encodes these proteins:
- the LOC115409836 gene encoding CMP-N-acetylneuraminate-beta-galactosamide-alpha-2,3-sialyltransferase 1-like, which produces MAVALYVHHSQYNTVSFSKPEKSRVCSCPQCLTDGDPWFWELINSAPQPFLSEDYETSEDDFKWWKGVQWEKRNFTLYNATLSKLFQVIPRVPGVVGSSPDRCRTCAVVGNSGNLNGSSYGSLIDGHDIVIRMNRGLTKGYEEDVGKKTTHHVMYPQSAMRLDNSSRLVFVPFNIYDLQWIINLFSSLFHLENRAKSSNRIANKDLVMILNPAFMRYVHEAWLDKKGRYPSTGFIAVALSMQMCDEINVFGFGADRDGNWNHYFEQIKNKKLRTGPHAGNHEYTIIEELHNKEKIQFFVPQ; this is translated from the exons ATGGCGGTTGCTCTGTACGTCCACCATTCCCAGTACAACACCGTGTCGTTCTCCAAGCCCGAGAAGTCCCGAGTCTGCTCCTGCCCCCAGTGTCTAACAGACGGGGACCCCTGGTTCTGGGAGCTGATCAACTCAGCTCCACAACCCTTCTTATCGGAGGATTATGAGACTTCAGAGGATGACTTTAAATGGTGGAAG gGTGTGCAGTGGGAAAAACGCAACTTCACTCTGTACAACGCGACTCTCAGCAAACTGTTTCAAGTGATCCCACGTGTTCCGGGCGTGGTGGGATCGAGCCCGGACCGCTGCAGGACCTGTGCCGTGGTGGGGAACTCTGGGAATCTGAATGGATCAAGTTATGGATCTCTGATAGACGGACATGATATCGTTATAAG aatgaATCGAGGACTGACCAAAGGCTACGAAGAAGACGTTGGGAAGAAAACCACTCATCATGTCATGTATCCGCAGAGCGCCATGAGACTGGACAACTCCTCCAGACTGGTGTTCGTCCCATTCAACATCTACGACTTGCAGTG GATAATCAATTtattctcttctctctttcacttGGAAAACAGAGCTAAGAGCAGCAACAGGATCGCCAACAAGGACTTG GTGATGATCCTCAACCCGGCCTTCATGAGGTACGTCCATGAGGCCTGGCTGGACAAGAAGGGCCGCTATCCGTCCACCGGCTTCATCGCCGTCGCTCTCAGCATGCAGATGTGTGATGAG ATCAATGTTTTTGGATTcggagctgacagagatggaaACTGGAACCATTACTTTGAACAAATCAAGAACAAGaagctgaggacaggaccgcaCGCTGGGAATCACGAGTACACCATCATCGAGGAGTTACACAACAAGGAGAAAATTCAATTCTTTGTACCTCAGTAG